From Brochothrix thermosphacta DSM 20171 = FSL F6-1036, a single genomic window includes:
- a CDS encoding YlaN family protein, giving the protein MMNEKEMKRQAYDALKTDANRIWKLIKVQMDNLTLPQCPAYEEVLDTQMYGLSREINFAVRVGLIEADKGRDIMMTLERQLASLHESVTFNK; this is encoded by the coding sequence ATGATGAACGAAAAAGAAATGAAGCGTCAAGCATATGATGCTTTGAAAACCGATGCAAACCGCATTTGGAAACTTATAAAAGTACAGATGGATAATCTTACATTACCGCAATGTCCAGCTTATGAAGAAGTCTTAGATACACAAATGTACGGACTATCACGCGAAATCAACTTCGCAGTTCGTGTGGGTTTAATCGAAGCCGATAAAGGTAGAGATATTATGATGACTCTTGAACGTCAACTAGCTAGTTTACATGAGTCTGTGACATTCAACAAATAA
- a CDS encoding YlaI family protein — protein sequence MKVQCVLCDSREEIDDSSIDSKKIRNHPLYLYTCPKCTKRISQQTLIRINSKNYDPHRPKSESFYRL from the coding sequence ATGAAAGTTCAATGTGTTCTTTGTGATTCACGAGAAGAAATTGATGATAGCAGTATTGATTCAAAAAAAATAAGAAACCATCCGCTGTATTTATATACATGTCCTAAATGCACTAAACGGATTTCGCAACAGACATTGATTCGGATCAATTCAAAAAATTACGATCCTCACCGTCCTAAAAGCGAATCGTTTTACCGACTATAA